The following proteins are co-located in the Ammospiza caudacuta isolate bAmmCau1 chromosome 32, bAmmCau1.pri, whole genome shotgun sequence genome:
- the IDH3G gene encoding isocitrate dehydrogenase [NAD] subunit gamma, mitochondrial — protein MLHVKEVFRHACVPVDFEEVRVNSEAPEDDVQNAITAIRRNGVALKGNIETNHNLPPSHKSRNNLIRTSLDLYANVIHCQSLPGVETRHRDIDILIVRENTEGEYSSLEHESVAGVVESLKIITAGRSRRIAHYAFGLARAAARRCVTAVHKANIMKLGDGLFLQCCEEVAAEYPEITFRSMIVDNTTMQLVSRPQQFDVMVMPNLYGNIVNNVCAGLVGGPGLVPGANYGHNYAVFETATRNTGKSIANRNIANPTAALLAACMMLDHLKLHNHASTIRKAVLASLDDPRTHTPDIGGQGTTSGAVQSIIGHLPRG, from the exons ATGCTGCACGTCAAGGAGGTGTTCAG GCACGCCTGCGTCCCCGTGGATTTCGAGGAGGTTCGGGTGAACTCGGAGGCGCCCGAGGACGACGTGCAGAACGCGATCACGGCCATCCGGCGCAACGGCGTCGCGCTCAAGG ggaACATCGAGACCAACCACAACCTCCCCCCCAGCCACAAATCCCGCAACAACCTCATCAG GACCAGCCTGGATCTCTACGCCAACGTCATCCACTGCCAGAGCCTGCCCGGGGTGGAGACGCGGCACCGGGACATCGACATCCTGATCGTGAGGGAGAACACCGAGGGGGAGTACAGCTCCCTGGAGCACGAG AGCGTGGCGGGCGTGGTCGAGAGCCTGAAGATCATCACTGCCGGGCGCTCGCGCCGCATCGCCCACTACGCCTTCGGGCTGGCCCGCGCCGCCGCGCGCCGCTGCGTCACCGCCGTGCACAAGGCCAACATCAT GAAATTGGGGGACgggctgttcctgcagtgctgcGAGGAAGTGGCAGCCGAGTACCCCGAGATCACCTTCCGCAGCATGATCGTGGACAACACCACCATGCAG CTGGTGTCGCGGCCGCAGCAGTTCGATGTGATGGTGATGCCGAACCTCTACGGGAACATCGTCAACAACGTCTGCGCCGGCCTGGTGGGGGGACCGGGGCTGGTGCCGGGCGCCAACTACGGCCACAACTACGCCGTGTTCGAAACC GCCACGCGGAACACGGGCAAGAGCATCGCCAACCGCAACATCGCCAACCCCACGGCGGCGCTGCTGGCGGCCTGCATGATGCTGGACCACCTCAA GCTGCACAACCATGCCTCCACCATCCGCAAAGCCGTGCTGGCCTCGCTGGACGACCCCCGG ACGCACACGCCGGACATCGGGGGCCAGGGCACGACGTCGGGGGCGGTGCAGAGCATCATCGGGCACCTGCCGCGGGGCTGA